CAAAAGCtattaaatataatttacaGGGGAGTGAGATCTTCCACCGAAGACAACGATCAAAACACAAGTTGAAAACTTGTCTTCCTTGATATGATATAGACAGTGAATTCAAACTCATGAGCTAGAACTTCCTCCATGGTCCCAAATTAACTTATGaaactttatatatatacaaaaatgtGCTACACAGACCAGCAATGTTAGAAACTATTGTCAGGATGTAAGAAATCAACCAACAGAATTAACAGAATTCCCTCTAAGCTGCAGCTCACTGGTTAACTAATGCAGACTGACTGTATTGCACTATTTAAAGTCTACTGATCGGATGACTGTTACAACATATTCCTCGTGTCCTCTCTTTTGACGTGATCGAGTGTCTTGTCGTGGCATTTGCTCTTTTTGTTCTGGTGAGTTTTGACATGTTTTGCCAAGTGGTCACTCCTCATGAACCTCTTGCAGCAGTCCGGGCAAACAAAGCGCTTCTCCCCAGTGTGAGTCCTCAGGTGTCTCTGCAGCTCGTCCGACCTGGTGAAACTCTTCCCACAGAACAGCCAGTTGCACACAAACGGCCGCTCCCCAGAGTGCCACCGCAGGTGCGCCTTGAGGTGAGAAGTTTTCCCGTAAACTTTCCCGCAACCCGGTATGTGACAGATGTGCTGCTTCTTCTTGCCCGGCTCGTCGCTGGACGTGGACGACTGACAGTTCGGACACCTGCACCTCCGGCACCGCCGCGCAGTGGCGAGCGGAGACTTGGTGTGGAGCAGCGCCGCGATCTGCGTCTGGTACTGCGCAAAGTCCGAGTGTCCCAGAACCAGACCTCTCTGCAGCTGGAAGCGGTGCGGGGCCAGGGAGGACGAGTGGCTGACGTGGTTCCCCTGCTGGAGGCTCCACCACGGGATATCCTCCCCCGGGTTTGGGGACaactgtctctgctgctggtggACAAGGCCGGACGGTCCCGTGACAAAACTTGGCATCGCGGGCGGGATGGGGGTCGGCGCTGCGTAGCTGACGGCCGGGACGTAGGTGGGGGGGCAGGTGGACTGCAGGGACTGCATGGAGCAGGGCAGCATCTTCACCGGGGAGAAGTCATAGGGGTACGAGGGGTCCGCCGGAGGGGTGAGGGGCAGTTCGTGGTGCGAGCTGAAGGAGCTCTGGATGTGCGCAGACAGCTGGGGCTTGGAGGATAGTCCGAAAGTGGAGTTGCCGGCCAGGCTGCTCTGAGGGTTGCCCTCGTTAGTCCACGGGTGAAACAAACGCGAAGGGGAGCCCAGAGTGGGATCGTAGGGCACCTGGAGGAAATCTGTGGGGTTTGATCCGTGGTGGTGCCCGATCCGGTTACAAGTGGCAGCCAGGAGAGCCAGCGGAGAGTGTTTACAGTTCTCTGGAGAGGAGTTGGGAGTGCGATCCTGGAGAACAGACACACATTCTATGTTATTTAACTCGTTTATGGGGTAAAACAAATAACATGACACTTTTTATTTCCGAACCGAGTGGTGAAATTGTTGCAAATGCGTCCAATCCGATAGAAAAGTTGGCGCTAACAGTAAACGGAATCACAATACAACTGCGCGGTCAAACTTTTATCTCTTAAACATAAATCAATGAGAAGTTCACAAAGTGGTCAAAGTGAGGAGAAAGTTGCGCACAAACCTGCAGAAAAGCCTGTAGTGTTTCATTCCGCAGTACAGCCACTGCTGCcatgtcctcctcctctcgatgaaacaaacacaaataaaaaaaaggcgCTAATTTAGATAAATATGTGCATTCGCAGTCAAATATGTTGCGGAGCGGGTCTTCGGTGTGCGCTGGCTCCTCTCTCCGATATATCCTTGGTCTATCTGAAGAGTGAGGGATCACTTCTTAGAATTTGATAAGGACTTTGGTGGGCCGCCAGCCAGTCAGAAATAAGATTTATTActttgaagtttgctgctgCCCAATCATCAAAGAATAGCGGCTCTTTGAGAGGGGAAAGCAAATCCTTTGAATCCACAAAGCTCCTATGGTGTGTTTGTTGGTCTGGATAAAGGAGCTGATTATTAGGGGGGTTGGGAAGGGAGGAGATAAAGGCGGGACAATTAATGAAGTAATCACTATGTGGGAAATGTATATACACAAATAATTGGATTTTCTTGATCAAAGACCCCCATGCCGCCTGGAGACCCCGGTATTGGATGCTGTAGTCATCTGATCCTCTTTTTGTAATTAAGGATTTGTAGCAGAACCCTATGTGACAATGTGACATTGTTATCTCTGGAGATCTCCAAGAGCTGCTTGTTTGATGGAGGAAAGAGAACCAAAATCAAGTGACTCAACACAAAGTTCTCATCTCGGAAGAATCTCTTTTACATTTCTAATTTGAATTCTAATTTCTTTGTTGTGCCTTTGAACTACAACACAGCATTAAACACTTAATTATGCCCTCTCTGAATTATTTAAATGCTTAGTTCCCCTTCACTCATTTCAATCAGTTGTTTTATCACAGCCTCACtccaaatttagatttttttaaaacaccttCTCTTTGTTGAGCTTTAAAATTGACTACAACTAACATGTAATGTTAAGGAAACCTGTTTTAAATCAGGTGACAAAAGCAACACTTGAGATGCTGATGTCTCAATTAGTGCTTCCTGCatctaaataaaacacaggtGAACTATAGCACAAAAACGTGGTTGGTTTCTCAACATTTAATGAAGGCAAAACTATGCAGTTTTAAATAAGATATCATCCAAAAAAACTTTAGTGGCAGAGCCGGAGAAATGGAAGTTGTAGTTCAAACTCTCTGATCTTTATCTGGCTTCCCTGCAGAAACAATCACTGTCCTCTCAACTAGTCTGGAGCGGCAGATTTTGAATTAGATCTGTTCCTTTGAAGGGATTAATGTTCCCAGTCCTCTCCCACGGCTTTACACACAGTAGTGAGGGAAGGGGGAGTCCTGCTGGGCGGCACTGGAGCCATGTTAAACTACAACACTGGCTACAGGAGTGGTGTAGTTACAGTGGCTGATTTAAATCAAAACTAGTGCAGATTAACCTTGTTATGGCTGGTTATGGTCGCCGAGGCTGATGTTGATTCGGGAAATATGCTAAAATCGAGCAAACATGAAGGTCAAAGCTTCGAATCCTGAGTCACATTATAATATTTTTCTCAAAGCATGTCTACTTTTGTGGCAGCTGGTTGGAAAATCACCTCATAGACGTCACACTGGCAGTGTAGAAGCCACTGTTTGTGAACGTTTTATAAGTTAACACCAGTTGCTTTGTTAATGGTTCACACATCATTGACTTAGCTTTGTTCTTCAATTAGAAGTCATTAATATGAAAAACTGGGCTGCCATACACATCCCCTCATCATCCACCTCCAACATGACACTTCCCGTTATTAATTTATCAGATGATTTGATGACTTATTAACCTGCTACCAAACTCAAAGAATAAACAAGAGAAAAGGGATCGTAAACAACCTGATACCCAAAACTCTCTAAGACAACATGAAAAGGTGTCATCCACTAATATGTGAGCTGCAATTCAGTTATGAATATGCTTTCATTTTGCGTATTTGCTAAAAACGCTAAAAACAGAATTAATGAAGTTTATGGCTCAGTGAGGAGACACCAATAAGATCAGTTGGGTTGCCAGGTTGTGAAAAGCGCATTTGATTGGTGTTTATCCTTTCTATTTGGTGATCATGCAGTTAGAAATGTTGGCAAACATTAATAGATGCAGGAAAATGTTAATAAGCCATTAATAAAAGCGACTGAAAAGATAGCAATATTATGTTTGTGGGACATAAATACCCTCAAAAGAGGTTTTTTACAAGTTGACAACCTCAGTGTTGTtcttgtttactgcagctgattTATAAAATATTCGAAAATGGTTTCTAAGGTACTTATAAACCTGTGACAAGTTAAAAAAGTCTTCACAACAAATACCTACTGACAAAGTGGCACCAAAATAAGACTCATGCAGTTTTACGCTGGATTGTACTTACTACTATCGTACTATTTGACACAAAGTACTGAAAGCAGAATTTTAAAACGACCAAATGCTGTAAACTTAACCAGCAGATACCAGACACCTCAAACATCACTGGTAAACATTTTTACAATCCACACCGTAAAGTTTGTATTTGTGCAGCAAAGTGCCGTCAGTTAGTTTTTGCTTTCAGGTTtaaatgtcagataaatgtCAAATGTTGTAATCTGCTCTCTGACTGTATGTCAAACCAGACAACTGTTAAAGTAACGGGAGAATCTACACTTAAAccaaattcttatttttctgtgatccccagcagcagcagcaatgaaGTATGGACATTAAAATAGCAGATATTAATTCTGATTTAGGCTGGATTTTCAAATAAATCTGCTTTACATGTGAGCTGTCATGCTATGCAAGGCAAATTTCAGCCATATG
This DNA window, taken from Amphiprion ocellaris isolate individual 3 ecotype Okinawa chromosome 11, ASM2253959v1, whole genome shotgun sequence, encodes the following:
- the sp5a gene encoding transcription factor Sp5a; protein product: MAAVAVLRNETLQAFLQDRTPNSSPENCKHSPLALLAATCNRIGHHHGSNPTDFLQVPYDPTLGSPSRLFHPWTNEGNPQSSLAGNSTFGLSSKPQLSAHIQSSFSSHHELPLTPPADPSYPYDFSPVKMLPCSMQSLQSTCPPTYVPAVSYAAPTPIPPAMPSFVTGPSGLVHQQQRQLSPNPGEDIPWWSLQQGNHVSHSSSLAPHRFQLQRGLVLGHSDFAQYQTQIAALLHTKSPLATARRCRRCRCPNCQSSTSSDEPGKKKQHICHIPGCGKVYGKTSHLKAHLRWHSGERPFVCNWLFCGKSFTRSDELQRHLRTHTGEKRFVCPDCCKRFMRSDHLAKHVKTHQNKKSKCHDKTLDHVKREDTRNML